Part of the Zingiber officinale cultivar Zhangliang chromosome 6A, Zo_v1.1, whole genome shotgun sequence genome, CATCAATTAATAATATGCATGTATTAAATCTATCTCTTTTTTCCCCTCAAattcaataaataaattattaccattattgttattatttctgTTTTTCCCCCTCAAattcaataaataaattattatcattattgttattatttctgACTAGTATTTATTTactttaaatttaacttataatttttatttatactATTATTAAAAGGGGAAAATAAGAAAttccttatatttttttattataaataactcatttaaaaaaaataattaaaagggcATCTTATATTTTGAAAAACCCCCGTTATCTAATGTTATTAAAGCAGTTTTAATTCGTCATGCGCCTATGATCTGTGTACTTGCATGAACCTCCCTTTCATATTTATGGGGTCGACACTAGGGGGTCGCTAAGGTAACAGATCTATCTTTTATTAAagcagttttaattaaaattgcttTAAGTAATTTGATTAAAATGTATAATAGTTTTAGTCAAAACTATTTTAATTGTATTAATTTCTATCAGAATTCATTtaataatatttgattaattttaactaagttgCATCGCTTTTAACtcaattaaaataatttcaattaatatttaaataattttatcaatattaaaataatttcgattataattatttaataattttagaacaattttaaattaaaattgagtgtccttttaatagtttttaaatgatttttaaaaataaagatcaccttttgattttttttccttattagaaataaaaatactcaTAGGATTACACTAACATCGATATATTCCATTCATAACGCTTTAAAACGCCGTTTTATGTGATATAACAGTTTGTTTCAGACCTCTCTCTCTCCTCCAAGTCTCAAAACCTATCCACTCCGGTCGGTTACCCCTGACCTCGCCAAGAGCAAACTCCAATGGCGacttcctccctctcctctctcactGTGGCCTTCTCTTCATCTCTGTCCTTCTCCACCTCCGTGTCCTCCACGCCGTCCACCTTATCTTTCCCCCGGGCACGGATTCCTCGTGCCGCCTCGTCTCGCCGGCAAAAGCCGATAGTCGCCGCCTCTTCTTCCCTGACCCCAGTCGGCACGGTTGCAGGGAGTGCTTCCGTCTCCGATGAGGAGGTCGAGGGTGTGAGCCTTGAGAAGTACGTGAAGTCCCGTCTTCCCGGTGGGTTCGCCGCGCAGAGGATCATCGGGACTGGGAGGCGGAAGTGCGCCATTGCCCGCGTCGTTCTCCAAGAGGGAACCGGGAAGTTCGTTATCAATTACCGCGACGCCCAGGTGTGTTCGCCGATATCTGTATTTTTTTCCCCCTCCATCTATTGTTAGTTACTTATAATATCTGCTTAGAATGTTCATTAATATCCTAGTGGAAATACTTTTGAGACATAATAAACTGAATGATTAATGAGATCTCATCTACGAAAGGAATCGTGATGCACGATTGTTTCCTGAGGCCAACTTTTGCCTGATcccagatatatatatatttttctgagTTTATCTTGTGACCTATTTGATACTTCCGTCTATTCATCAAATGTAGAAAGCCTGTACTTGAAGTGTTAGAGATAACTCATCCATCTTGTTAATGTGAAAAGGCTTGAATTTTATAGCCTCAGTAGAGGAATTTAAGGAGTTAAAAGTTATATGGAATTTTTCAGTCTTCGTTTGAGGCATAGAAAGGATTAATCAATATGAAAAACTGATGTTCATCCTGCCTATAAGGTTCCTACCTGCTAAAGATCAACATGTTCATCATAACAACCTCCATATAGCATGCTAATTGAAACATCTTttcctattttaaaaaaaaaaattgaatcatcTATGACCTTCCACCTAAAATTGTAATCAGGCAGTAAAATTCTGGAATAACATAGTTGAAAAACGTTCTTCTATTTTTTTGTGTTGAAAAAAGACTTTTTCTCTTCGACCCAAGTTCTAACTAAATGAATTCATTTAGCTATCTTATGATTGATTTTTTATGTCAGTGAACTATATTGAGAAGCACAGGAAAACATTTACAAAGTACAACTTCTAGGTTGATGCCTTTGGACGACATGCTAGTGTTTATAGAGTCCAAATACTATTTTTAACAAATCTTGGAAAGATTGGAATAACTTTAATTCATTAGGTACATAGTTGAGTTTGGTTATGTGATTTTGTTGGTTCCACTAGGAAACTTATTGCTTATACCATCCAATTGATTCAAGAAAGAAAGCATAGGGGGCCGTGGAAGTTTTATGGCCACTTTTTTACTTACTATGTGCaaggcttatatatatatatatattttgcttTTATGGAGAAGGAAAAAGGTAAAGAAACAAAGATAGTTTTTTACCATGATTCCATTGTCTCTCCTAATAGCTTTTACTAACAAGGCAATGAAATTATGACAACTGAGAGATTCATTGCTCACCTTCCTCCAGATAAACCTCACTAGCTGCCTGCATGATGTTTTGAATATGTTATACATCTCCATGATGTTCATTTTGCAAAATAAAAGGGTACAATGACAATTAAGTTGGTGGAGCCACTGAAGTAGAATGTGACAATCTACTAGGGGAAGCTCACAATTCACCATCtattttgaacttttcaaaattgCATTGGGTTTTGTATGGTTTAGAGCTTGTTCCCTACATaaagcataatttttttttccttttatttgttgAGAATTTAAGTTAAATTGGGTTGCTGGGTATTTTGGGTAACTATGTGTAAGTGACATGTTTGGGATGAGTAGGATGCTTCATAGGTATTTCATTGTCTAGCTGGGTTCAGTAAAGGCAAATTAAAGATTTTCCCACTATCCGATTCAAGGTTTTGGCAAACTTCAGGTTGGGCTTGACATCCTGCACTGGTTAGATTGTATAGGTTTAATATTGTCTTAATTTCTTTTTTCCTACATACTTTAGTTTGTAAAACtagcttagactttcaaaaatgatttgcACCTTTCATATTTTGTTAGGTGTACTACACAGCACCACCTGGCATCCATGTGGCAAGTGGTTTGTTCCCACTTGAATGTGTGCAATTGTTTGGCAATTGACCTAATGGAATTTGGCTTAAACAAACTGAAAGGATCCTTCAAAATTTTAAGAGGCAAATTGGCATTTCAAAAATTTTAGTTCATTTTGCAAAGTGATTAAAGCATAGGGGCAGTGTGAAATTTTGTCTTTCTCATGGATGAAAACATTGTGGtaatttgattgttatttaaATAGAAGGGAGTAAGATTGTTTGGGATTCAGTGAATCTCATTCATCTTACTGAGATGGGTTTATAGGATTATCAAAAGATACACTAAATGCTACCATCCACGAGCAATTAGGTGAAGcttcattatatatataatacatatgcatatatattATGTATGTGTAGGTGTTAATGTGATATGAAAATGTTCAATGATTGCCAATACATTTTATATTTTAACAAGCTGAATTGACTGGGGTTGAAGGTATGCACATTGGAGTCCAATGAAATTCTAGCTAACATAGTTAAGTGTGATTTAAGAGATGTGAATATTACAAATAATATAGTTTACTTAGAGTAATATGATCCATGTAGCCAATCCAAATGTCTTGGACTAGCATAGCATTCATAGCTTGTCATATTTGAAACTTAATGTTGTATTTGGTGATTGTTACAAATATTAGTCTTTGATTGCGTTCAATTCAGTCCATGTAGCTGATCTCAAATAACTTGGACTAATGTGGCATGCTGATCGTACCCTACTTGAAATGAAATGTCGTATTTGTTAATTGTTGTTCCCCACTATGTCCTTTCTATATGAGCAATAGAAACAATGTTGTTTGGAATACATGTTAGTACCTGCTCATATACATTATTGTTTGGAATACATGTTAAATACTTGCTCAATTCTTCTTTATGGTTCAATCCAGATATTCATATTCATAGGAGCTGCCACAATTTTACTAATAATCAGAATAAAATTCAGGAGTATTTACAAGGAAATCCTCTGTGGCTGCAATACATCAAAACTCCCTTCTTGACTTTAGAATATGAAAGCAGCAATATTATGTATGTGTAGGTGTTAACGCAATGTGAAAATGTTCAATGATTACCAATACATTTTATATTTTAACAAGCTGAATTGACTGGGGTTGAAGGTATGTACATTGGAGTCCAATGAAATTCTAGCTAACATAGTTAAATGTGATTTAAGAGATGTGAATATTACAAATAATATAGTTTACTTAGAGTAATATGATCCATGTAGCCAATCCAAATGTCTTGGACTAGCATAGCATTCATAGCTTGTCATATTTGAAACTTAATGTTGTATTTGGTGATTGTTACAAATATTAGTCTTTGATTGCGTTCAATTCAGTCCATGTAGCCGATCTCAAATAGCTTGGACTAATGTGGCATGCTGATCGTATCCTACTTGAAATGAATTGTTGTATTTGTTAATTGTTGTTCCCCACTATGTACTTTATATGAGCAATAAAACCAATGTTGTTTGGAATACATGTTAGTACTTGCTCATATACATTATTGTTTGGAATACATGTTAAATACTTTCTCAATTCTTCTTTATGGTTCAATCCAGATATTCATATTCATAGCAGCTGCCACAATTTTACTAATAATCAGAATACAATTCAGGAGTATTTACAAGGAAATCCTTTGTGGCTGCAATACATCAAAACTCCCTTCTTGACTTTAGGGTATGAAAGCAGCTATGATGTTTTCGTAAAAGCTCATGGAGGAGGTCTCTCCGGTCAGGCCCAAGCAATTTCTCTTGGTATTGCACGCGCTTTACTTAAAGTCAGTGAGAACCACAGGGTTCCTTTGAGGAAAGAAGGCCTTCTGACTAGAGATTCTCGAGTTGTTGAGCGGAAGAAAGTTGGTTTAAAGAAGGCTCGAAAAGCTCCTCAATACTCAAAGCGTTAAGAGTATATTACTGAATCACTCTCCCTTTACATTATTTGTCAATTTTTAGCACTAAGCATACTACCAAACATTAAGGGAATACACGCTTCCAAAACTAGGGCATCTATACCACCCTAGTTGCTCTCTGCTGTATGACCTTTTTATCCATCATATTCCAACAACATTTTGGTATCATGTAAGCATGATACTCGGTTTCCAATTCAAGTTGTGGATTGTTTTAGACAGGCTTCTCCTGAGTCGAACTGGGAAAAGCATTCGGTGTTTGTTGTAGCATTGTAATTCCAGTCTGCTTCAGTTGGTTCATTGTTTGGTGAATGTTGCAACTCGTTAGAGTTCTAAGCTTCTATTGGATTGCTGCGAGTGTTCCCCGCTTTAGAAAGAATGTTTCGAAATTGGATATATGAAATAGGTTGTTCACATGTGGTGCTCTATTTGCTTTACCCAAATGACAAGGTACTATCCACCATGTTCTATCTATTCATTTCATAGTAAGTAGAATACGATGTTCATTTCCTCCCGACTAGATGTTTGACCCACACAATAGATGCGAAACACCTTCTCTAACATTTGTGCAATTTAGGTACATGGGCATGTTATTTGTGCTCTCCATGGATCTAGAGGACTGATTCAACATAGAACATGAAGACGAAGTTTGATATTGGCTTAGGGGAAAAAAGATGGTATTAACCAGAGTGCAAGCAAACATTTTCGATAAGAATCCAAATGATACGATGAGGTTCATTTCATCACCACCATTGACGCATGAAATTTCAAATGCAAGAAGCAATTTTTGAGAGGCAATGACATAATTTCTTACCTTGAGAATACGGGCGGGTTTAATATGTTAGGCGTTTCTGAATTGTcctttatttataattaatttttataaattaaaataaaaatataaataataataaactacTTTATATTTCCTTTATATAATccaatttaaatattaaaattttaaacgttatatgaatctaaatatttaattattttcttacaaatttaaaatttaaaaacttaaagttGGTGTAGGATTGATGACGTGCTAAAAATTCATTTGTTTATcgaaaaatttcaaataatacagcggaataaagaacaaaacAAAAGCAatgttaatataattttttttatttggttcggagcctgtgacgactcctactccaaggtctgcgatcgttgatcgctttcgatgggtAATCGTTAATAGTTCGGAAATCTTTTACAAGTAAGCAATTACAagtattgaaaaaaaaacaaagtataCCAACAATAAGGAATTAGGAATTTGTTCGTCGGTTGTTGGAGCAGTGTTGAAGAGAGCAGTTGTTCGTTGTCGAAGTAACTGGTCGAGCCCTCCTTAAATAGCCAAGCTAGGCctaatccagatccactgatctcgggatcaggtttgacttatcgctgatcggttgatcgattcgctggttcaatcgactgatcccctggttcggtcgatcgatcctgtctgaatcgatccgtctTCCCGTCCAGATTCAGCTTCGGATGAGTCCtcgttcggttgatcgattctGCCATTCGGTTGACAGATCCCGCTATCCTCGCTAGCTTATCTAGTTTGATCCGATCAATCCGGCCTGATCTCGGTCACCGTAtatccactgttcggtcgaccgatccttcggTCGAACCCATTCATCTGGCTAAAAATCTATCTACTTGCTTagacgttcggtcgactgatctccggttcggtcgaccaatcaaggtCGAAACTAACTCTGCACaattgttagtttcctgcaaaacaaagttagacaaAATAGCAAATgatatataaatcaataacttgaCAGCCTTCGGATTGTCTagttctgatttcggatttcctcCGAAAACCCCAGGTCGAACTGACATCTACTGTTTCCTCAACGGGGAacccgtcctcacctactcctctcaggagaagttacttattgctagaccggtcctccagacctactgGATTTTCTGCTGGATGTCCGCTCCATAACTTGTCCAAACTTTCTgcctagggctaccaccccctaggacctagggttatctcccctagggttttccataacctagggttaccacccactagAACCTAGTgttacctctccctaggatttttcataacctagggttaccaccccctagaacctagggttactgttagggttgatttgtagctaggggtgaatagctcgtcgtgcttcgtttgCTTGCTTCATGTTGTTCATATGCGCGGAAAGAACTCGAAACAAAACTAACAAcactaacacgtagatttacttggtatccattgttgggaccgatgtgcccgctagaggggggtgaatactGTCTCGTCGTGCGCTCGTTggttgcgtcttgatgatgatatgcagcggaaataaaatacaaaattcacacaacgctaacaagtagatttacttggtatccacctcaaaaaaaggtgactaatccaaggatccacacacgacacgctcctccactatgaaaacctccttctcggtcgcagctggaggcggagaagcctcatacaaactcacacacaacaacacaactcacacaagaagaaaatacaagatataaatgaaatacacccttcttcttgcttacttgttgcttgttgttacctcttgaaccttggaaatgCACCCAAGCGCCtttaagaactggcggtgaagatcggaagAAGCTCGCGTGAAAATCGCTGAAGATCGCAGGAGAAGAACGCAAAGTTTTGGCGAAGAAAACGCTCTGCCTAGGCTATATACAGtgtctccaatcgattgaaatcaactccaatcgattgccatgtcagcaccgctccatcacaATTGTCCATCACCTGCATTCTGCTCAACAataactttccaatcgatcgaccgattgattgggactgcctgaatcgatcgctcgatccaTTCAgcgcctttctgtgctctcgcgtccgcgtgagagcttctgctgcccaatcgatcgaccgatcgattggcaactcccaatcgatcgtccgatcgattagGAAAGTCTCTGTTCTtgtgatttcacatcccaatcgatcggccgatcgattgtgCCTTCCCACAATTGCAGCACAatccaaatcgatcgaccgatcgatttggaccctgttcaatcgatcgcccgatcgattgaacactctaaacttgactcaaactcaagtccaaagtctcaaacccaacttccggtcaaccgtgacctgttgagtctccatgcctagcatttggccacacccgaccaacctcgaactagccttctagcctcctccatcagccttgcgtccctcggatatctccccatccttcacgtcttgccttcaggagcttccttcggcctcatcctagttgtcgggtcttccttgccaagtcataccaggatttaccttgccaagaccacatgcttggacttttcaattgcctggctcctcaccaggactttctcctttgccaagatcacacttggactttccaactgcctggctcctcaccaggactttttcctgtctagctcctcactaggactttcccattgcctgactcctcaccaggactttccaaatgcctaacatctagttaggactttcccagtcaagtctcctatcaatctcgacctacttgacttgtaatctcatcaacctggtcaaccctttgaccatcttcaTAACTGaacaattgctccaacaatctccttatattgtcaaacatcaaaactcaaatcttggctcaagcttgactcaactcaagcttagtcaaactggtcaaacttgacctagggaaattgcccaacatccacctcaagaagatgtgactaatccaaggatccacacacgatgcactctccactaagaaaaacactccttctcaataattaccgaaggcggagaagccttgtacaacctctcaatacaagaaaaaagaaatacaagctaatacaataacaaatcttacaagatttacaatgaggaactctagcttgcttctccttcttgtttagaacgcctcttgaccttggaaataCAGCAGCACCTAACTCTAAgacgcttcaagaactggcggtgataACCTGTGAGAATCGTGAGAGAAGACCGTGGAGAGATGCCGAGTTGATGCAAGAAAGACAACTTTAAACTCGACACTTCCTTCGTAATGGTCACATTCCAATTAATTGACCAATCGGTTGCGGACGCttaaatcgatcggctgatcgattcatagCGCTTCTGTGCTCTGTTGGAAattgcttgaatcgatcgaccgatcgattcaggcttcctcGTGCCTGCGTGATAAAACCAGCCCCAATCGATTGCTCGATCTATTGGCAGTGCCCAATgattggctgatcaattgggaagcTTTTATGCTCGCGATtcagatgcccaatcgatcggttgatcgattaagcTGCTATTTATCGTAGCACTCTCCTAATCGATTGGCTGAACGATTGGGCTTCGGTTcaatctatcggctgatcgattgaccacccttgacttgcttaactcaagctcaagggtccccaattccaacatccggtcaaccgtgacctattggaactcatgcctagcatccgatcaaccttgacctacgggacttttttaccaagtgtccggtcaatcctttgacccacttggacttttctcctcgtgccaagtgtctggtcaaccttgactcactttgACTTAtcatctcatgccaagtatccagtccaccatgacccacttgaacttctttctaccagatgtccagtcacccttgacccatctggatttccttttgccaagtatttggtcactcctttgaactacttggacttcccaacaccaggtgtctggtcaaccttgacccacatggatttccacgtgcctgacttTATTCACTAAGTCTTTGcatttgcctaacttcactcaccaagactttcctactgtctgacttcactcaccaggactttcacctaacttcactcactaggattttcccactgcccggcttcacttgccgggactttcacctacctagcttcactcactaggtctttcacctggcttcactcaccaagatttttcaactgcttagtttcactcactaggtctttcacctgtctaatctccagttagaacttttccagtcaagtatccggtcaaacatttgacctacttgactcttcttcacatctaactgatcAGTCctagaccagaggggaattgtatcaacaatctcccaaatcagacgattgctcctgcaatctccatatattgtcaaacatcaaaacccaaatatcgagactcaaacttgagtcaactcaagcttagtcaacctggtcaaccttgacccgaggatattgcaccaataatttccccctttttaatgtttgacaatatcttaaagttaggctaatctcataacctcaacttctcttcatgccaaatcatgaatgagggtttccttcattctctccctttcctagagggcaaactccctcttaaggtaatgaaggtctaacttaaaccctacattctccccctttggcacgcATCAAAAACTCTCCTTCTGAAAAGTTACTCAtacattgttcacaacttcactcattgttcacaacaccacaataatgttggttagtcctaggaaaacgtaccggttctactgtacaaaatttttttgtacaagtgtcgaacctttccttaaataacctattatgtattttagaagttaaattaggaatcgcagacagaacttaacatcattgattccaaatttaacttatctgttcttaatgatttagatttgaatcacaagcggaacttaacactattgattcaaatctacctaagttattaattccattaaatattaatttctaaaattggcttccaggactgcatgacgaggcacatggccttcttggatatgggagcaaccaccaccgcctaggcaaagccttttaagaaaagctaatatttaatttccttaaataactctaggttaaccaaaaagaacaatcgaattacaaattcgaaaaag contains:
- the LOC121995598 gene encoding 30S ribosomal protein S9, chloroplastic-like; translation: MATSSLSSLTVAFSSSLSFSTSVSSTPSTLSFPRARIPRAASSRRQKPIVAASSSLTPVGTVAGSASVSDEEVEGVSLEKYVKSRLPGGFAAQRIIGTGRRKCAIARVVLQEGTGKFVINYRDAQEYLQGNPLWLQYIKTPFLTLGYESSYDVFVKAHGGGLSGQAQAISLGIARALLKVSENHRVPLRKEGLLTRDSRVVERKKVGLKKARKAPQYSKR